In Methanofollis aquaemaris, the genomic window ATCACCCCGATCTCGTGCCGCCGTTCGGTGACCGAGATGATCATCACGTTGAGGATGCTCACCGCCGCGATGACCAGGGAGACCGCCCCGATCCCGAGGAGGAACCGCCCCATCGCGTCATAGATCTCGTTCACCTGGTTGAGGCTCTCGCGCGAGTCGGTGATGTCCACCGTCTCGTCCCGGCGGTTCATGAGGTTCTCCACCGCGGTCTTCACCTCCTCCATCTCGTCGGGGTCGCGGACCGTGATCACCACATAGTCGTAGCCCTCCTTCTGGGGGAACTGATCCCTGAACCGGTCGCGCTCGATGACGACCGCATAGTCGGGGTTGATGTCGAAGGCGAACCCCCGCTCCTCCAGCACCCCGGCGACCCGCATCTCCTCGTCGCCGAGAGCGATCCGGCTGCCGGCCCTGATCCCGTACTCCTCTGCCAGGACCGATCCCACCAGGGCAGCCGGCGAACCCGGCCTGAGATAATTGCCCTCAGAGAGATCGAGGAGATCGGGGATGTCGTCGGTCGCAAGCCCGATCACCTGGGCATACCCGCCCTCATTGCCGACGCGGAGGTCGGCGGCCTCCTCGACGACCGCGACCACCGGGTTCCCGCCGGCCGCCCGTTCGATCCGGTCGACGTCGGCCTCTGAGATGGTGGCGGCCACCACGGTCCTGGGGTCGCCGACGAACCCCTCGCCTCCGAGGGCGGTGTGCGGGGTGATCACCACGGTGTCGCCGACGTCGGCGATGAGCCCGGCGGCCAGGAGGTTGATGGAGTTGCCCATCACCCCGAGGGAGGCGATGGCGAAGACCCCGATGACGATCCCGAGGGTGGCGAGGAATGACCTGACCGTGTGGCGCCTGAGGTTCCTGGTGGCGAAGGAGAAGAAGATCATGCGATCCTGCCGTCGACGAGATGGATCCGCCGGTGTGCGTAGGCGGCGATGTTTGTGTCATGGGTGACCATGATGATCGTCTTGCCGCGCCGGTTCATCTGGGTGAGGAGGTCCATGATCCCCTCGCCGGTGTGAGTGTCCAGGTTGCCGGTCGGTTCGTCGGCGAGGAGGATCTCGGGTTCGTTGATGAGGGCCCGCGCGATGGCCACCCGTTGCTGCTGTCCGCCGGAGAGTTCGGCCGGGCGGTGGGTGTGGAGTTCGGGCTCCAGGCCGACGGCGTCGAGGAGTTCGAGGCATGCCTCGTCGCACCCGCTCCGCCGTTCCTTGAGGACGCGGGGGAACTCGACGTTCTCGATGATGTTGAGGAGGGGGATGAGGTTGAACTGCTGGAAGATGAAGCCGATG contains:
- a CDS encoding ABC transporter ATP-binding protein, which encodes MNEPESIIRFVDVSKVYPLPAGDVVALDHIDLEIKAGDFVAIMGPSGSGKSTLLNLIGCLDTPSSGTLSIKGRDIGTLSDDDLTRLRRDHIGFIFQQFNLIPLLNIIENVEFPRVLKERRSGCDEACLELLDAVGLEPELHTHRPAELSGGQQQRVAIARALINEPEILLADEPTGNLDTHTGEGIMDLLTQMNRRGKTIIMVTHDTNIAAYAHRRIHLVDGRIA
- a CDS encoding ABC transporter permease encodes the protein MIFFSFATRNLRRHTVRSFLATLGIVIGVFAIASLGVMGNSINLLAAGLIADVGDTVVITPHTALGGEGFVGDPRTVVAATISEADVDRIERAAGGNPVVAVVEEAADLRVGNEGGYAQVIGLATDDIPDLLDLSEGNYLRPGSPAALVGSVLAEEYGIRAGSRIALGDEEMRVAGVLEERGFAFDINPDYAVVIERDRFRDQFPQKEGYDYVVITVRDPDEMEEVKTAVENLMNRRDETVDITDSRESLNQVNEIYDAMGRFLLGIGAVSLVIAAVSILNVMIISVTERRHEIGVMRSIGALRGEVMRMFLYEALVLGLAGSLIGGALSFVGGYVISLAAIEVFTAGTTFAEGATVFDPLSVAYILGAMLFGIVTSVAAGVYPAWQAAQMTPIEALRG